From Anopheles arabiensis isolate DONGOLA chromosome 3, AaraD3, whole genome shotgun sequence, a single genomic window includes:
- the LOC120903068 gene encoding transmembrane protein 115 — translation MASSNNALYLRQQMAALLGSTSTSIKFICIATLVGYLISFSERISVMLCVTPGYLMPPTFWVWTIFTYFFIEQHFWEVLVDLVTVGLCGKLIEPSWGQMEMLHYFAITNTGVAILTSLYYLLYSMATADAEILFNVRIYGLAGMNAAISVAVTQIMPDHLIARTPIGKFSNRNVPLTVVIASILLWAVGLLDGTYPAMFASGLYVSWVYLRFYQRHSNGTRGDSAENFRFASFFPNVLQPFIAIFANPVYLCCLRIGLVKRLSPPQSNSGSLHSVSVHLPGVDPHDMERRRQIALKALSERLSKTTDSSRQNTVPKSFPQTTGKHHHHHHHHGQHHHGGHGHSHGHHHQQQQPQFGGLPPFTGFPMTVDRPAIALPPPPTSSSSGGKQLPAAPLPVASSQLGTASLPSPGPVEGLPKSPSVSSNLINLDATNVVSSSGSSTGGGPTTSTM, via the exons ATggcgagcagcaacaatgCACTGTACCTCCGGCAGCAGATGGCGGCCCTGCTCGGCAGCACCTCGACGTCGATCAAGTTCATCTGCATCGCCACGCTGGTCGGCTACCTGATTTCCTTCTCCGAGCGCATATCGGTGATGCTGTGCGTGACGCCCGGCTACCTGATGCCGCCCACCTTCTGGGTGTGGACCATCTTTACCTACTTCTTCATCGAGCAGCACTTCTGGGAGGTGCTGGTCGATTTGGTGACGGTCGGGCTGTGCGGCAAGCTGATCGAACCGTCCTGGGGCCAGATGGAGATGCTGCACTACTTCGCCATCACCAACACGGGGGTGGCCATCCTGACCAGCCTCTACTATCTGCTCTACTCGATGGCAACGGCCGATGCGGAGATTCTGTTCAACGTTCGCATCTACGGGCTGGCCGGCATGAATGCAG CGATAAGTGTAGCCGTTACGCAGATAATGCCCGACCATCTGATAGCCCGAACACCGATCGGTAAATTCTCCAACCG AAACGTACCATTGACCGTTGTCATAGCATCGATTTTGCTATGGGCCGTCGGGCTACTGGATGGCACCTATCCGGCAATGTTCGCGTCGGGCCTGTACGTCTCCTGGGTGTATCTGCGGTTCTACCAGCGGCACTCGAACGGTACGCGCGGCGACAGTGCGGAAAACTTCCGCTTCGCCAGCTTCTTCCCGAACGTGCTGCAACCGTTCATTGCGATCTTCGCGAACCCTGTGTACCTGTGCTGTCTGCGGATAGGGCTGGTGAAGCGGCTAAGCCCACCGCAGTCAAACTCTGGCTCGCTGCACTCGGTCAGCGTGCACCTGCCCGGTGTGGATCCACACGACATGGAACGGCGGCG ACAAattgcgttgaaagcattAAGCGAGCGGTTATCGAAAACGACCGACTCCAGCCGTCAGAATACCGTGCCGAAATCGTTCCCACAAACCACCGGcaagcaccatcatcatcatcatcatcacgggCAACACCATCACGGTGGGCATGGGCATAGCCAcgggcatcatcatcagcagcagcagccacagttTGGTGGGCTGCCACCGTTTACCGGTTTCCCGATGACCGTGGACCGTCCAGCGATAGCATTACCTCCGCCACCCACGAGCAGTAGTAGCGGCGGCAAACAGCTACCAGCGGCACCGCTCCCAGTGGCATCCTCCCAGCTGGGCACCGCTAGTCTACCGTCCCCGGGCCCAGTGGAAGGACTGCCCAAATCCCCATCCGTATCCTCCAACCTGATCAACCTGGACGCGACGAACGTTGTCAGCAGTAGTGGTAGCAGTACCGGCGGTGGACCGACAACGTCCACGATGTAA